GCAGTTAAAAGACAGATTAGCGTAGCGATCAGGAAGTAGTTGATGCGGTTTAGTGCTGCGGCTAACAAGCATGCAGCTTTTCTGAGATTGACAGTAGAGAATTGGGAAGGATGTGTTTACAGTGGAATTTATAGGTGTTTGTTTATGGGTTGAAATTTTGTGGAGAGTCTTACAGGCGTATGTTAACATCTTGCTCAGTTTTTGTCTAAGTGTGTAGTGTTCAAAGTTTAGGGTTGTTAAGATTTGCattaatatgtgactctggaccacaaaaccattcttaagttgtacgggtatatttgtagcaatagctaaaatacatagtatgggtcaaaattatcgatttttcttttattacgtaaagatcatgtaccagatattttgtaaatttcctattgtaaatgtatcaaaacctttttttttttttttttagtaatatgcattactaagaacttaatctggacaactttaaagtcgatttcctcagtatttagatttttattttattttttgcaccctcagattccaaaatttcaaatagttgtttctcagacttcaatggaaagcttatttatttagctttcaggtgatatataaatctcaatttaaaaaaaaaaatacccttatgactgattttgtggtccagggtcacattttatgctcaccaaagcagaatttatttaattaaaaaaatgctgttaaaacggtactattgtaaaatattattacagtttaaaagaactgtttttttatatatttaaatacaaatgtaaattatttctgtgatgcaaagttgaattttttttagcatcgtttcagtcttcagtgtcacatgatccttcagaaatcattcttatttcttttcatcattttcatcattcttatttcttttatttcttgaaaacagctgtgcttctTAATGTTTGTACAGAAACCGATGCTTCTCTTATTCGCAGGATGAATAGAGAATTTATTTGTTTGAAATtgaaacataaatgtctttactgtcactttgtaacaatttaatgcatccttgcttaataaaagtatttatttattaaaaaaaaaaaaacctgctaaCCTCAAACTGATAAACACTAGTGTATTTAATTTCCACAATATTGTCTACATCTTAGTTGTGATCTTTTATGTATATCTCAGCCTTATTAAAATATACTTGTATTgttttaatttgtgaccctggactacaaaaccagtcataagggtcaatttttttgaaattgagatttatcatcatctgaaagctgatatataaataaactttccattgatgtatggtgtgttaggataggactagttgtcaaaatgaagttcgtagcaatgcatattgctaatcaaaaattgcgTTTTTAtctatttacggtaggaaatttacagaatatcttcatggaacatgatctttacttaatatcctaatgattttttggcataaaagaataatctatagttttgacccatgcaatgtatttttgtcccGTGCTGTTACCCGCGTTACTTAAGACTTTTAAGTGGTTTTGTatttcagggtcacatttgtgtaaatTGCAATAAATAAGAGATTAGTAGTGTTGAACTTCCAAGACATTTGAAGTTGTTTGTCTGATTTTGGGCTGTTAAAAGTATTTTGTTTGTCTTTTGAGAGATCTGCAAGTTAGCTAGTTTGTTTGACTTCATGGTGGTAAATTCTTGACAGCAGCGGTTGGACAAATAAGTATTGAATTTGAGTAAAACTCACCTCTCGCTATCCATTCTCATtcttgtttctctctctctctcagtttgGCCAAAGAGGAGGTGTTGTACATAAAAGAGGCAAAGCAGCAGGAAGAGAAGATTGAGCGTCTCAAGGCAGAGGCAGGAGACGAGTATGTAATCAAGAAACAGGTAAGAAGAATAAACTACCTGAAACAACACCAGCCCTGTTGAGAGACCTGATGAGACTCACTCTTTTAAAAGACCATGGAAGTACTATGTTTGATGTCCAGAACTGATGAAAAACTGCAGCGGTAGACAATTCTATTTAGGGATCTATTTATCTGTTTTTAATTCAAATATAAGACTAATACTTTTGTTTTGGTGGCTTTAGGTGAGAAATATTCTACATATTAAACTGAAGTAAAGAGCTTATTATGATACAGTAACCAAAAAATCAGTTGTAGTCATTTTCAGCACTTGGCAGGAGTTAATTTCAGACCTGGATGTAGAACATTTTCAGACTGTAAAGAGAGTAAGTCATCAGTGTTAATATCTGAACGCTAGACTGCCGCTGCTGGTCGGTTATTCTGCTGTGTAAAAGAAATTGCTTTGGTAACAGTGAAAGAGACAGAGCTGATTCAGTATGGCAGCGCTGTGGGTGAAATCAGGGCGAGTTTTAATGAGTTTTAATGTGCTGATGCAAAATTAATGACGTTATGTAACTTTAGAGGAGTTTTGTAATTAACAACACATGCTGCTAATTTAGAGGTTCTCAAGGAGTAGTGGCCCATGTTCTCTCTCTCTTCTTCACCTTCTGTCTGGAGTGAATGCATATACAGCTGTTTTAAAGGATTGTTCACACTCAATTTACaattctgtcatgatttactcTTTATAAACTCTTCATATAAACAATTCATATCTGATGACGGTTGTACATGTGTTAAATATtgaaagtgggaccaagattgtAAAATACTTGAAATGCTTAATGAAGTAATACAGACACACAAAATGCATGCTGAAAGCTGTTTTCTAGCTGTTTTTGTGAAATAAGTTTTCTGATTGTTTTGTAGTAGTACAGAGCCAGTTAAGTCTCTTAAACGTGTCTTTAACAGTTGGAGGTGTTGCAAGAGGCAAGAATGATGATCCCTGACTGCCATCGTCGTTTAGCCATGGCCCACGCTGATCTGCAACAACTGTTGGTGAGAAAATCAAACGCACACTGTTTCAGGTGTTGACCTACCTGAAAGGTTTAGCACTATTAAAGAAATGGTATGGAAGCCCATGGAAAGTTTCCAACACTGATTAAaagaattgacttttttttttttctcagaatcgatacaaactttttctcagatttgtgcaattgcgagataaaactcacaattctgactttttttctctcgcaaatgcgagtttatatctcacaatttagattttttttttctttgaattgtgagatataaactagcaattgcgagttgtaaagtccaattgagggggaaaaagactaatGTTCTCagagttgctagtttatatctcacaattctgatttctaAACTCCCAGTTGCATGTTATAAATTCTGCAAGATGTAAAATTATttctgcaagatgtaaactctcaattctgacttttttttctcagaattgcctaatataaactcacaattcagattttttttttcttgcaaatgcaaatttgtatcttgcaattctgacttttttcgcaattctttttttcgtGAGATATAAAGTCCTACTTTgagaggagaaaaaagactgatatgttctcaaaattgctagtttgtatctcacaattctgacttaatgacTCCCAATTGTGTTCATaaaatctgagaaaaagtcagaattgcaagatataaactcacagttcctggaaaaaaaaaacagtcaaaatgtgagtttatatcttgcaattgtgagtttatttatcagaattgtgaatttagtagacaaacttgcaattctgactttataacttgcagttgcagttaatatcacacaattctaaaaaaaaaaaaaaaaaagttagaattgtgagtttgtagagaacaaaattgtgaaataaaaagacaaatataaactttcaattctgacactttttttaagaattgcaTCTACAATTCTGAGTTATGAAGTCCAGATTTGAGGGGGTAAAAAGATgtctgatatgttctcagaa
The genomic region above belongs to Garra rufa chromosome 19, GarRuf1.0, whole genome shotgun sequence and contains:
- the tbca gene encoding tubulin-specific chaperone A — its product is MADPRIRQIKIKTGVVKRLAKEEVLYIKEAKQQEEKIERLKAEAGDEYVIKKQLEVLQEARMMIPDCHRRLAMAHADLQQLLETEEELAEAEEYKEARTVLDSVKLEG